A genome region from Geminocystis sp. M7585_C2015_104 includes the following:
- a CDS encoding TIGR01548 family HAD-type hydrolase, which produces MTAFVVFDIDGVIRDVANSYSRAIADTVEHFTNQKYRPSLEDIDLLKSEGLWNNDWLASQELIYRYFEKQGLTRESVSISYEEIVDYFQRRYRGENLDNPDMWDGYISQEPILADKSYFDSLTQNGLYWGFFSGATRGSANYILQRRLGLENPVLVAMEDAPGKPEPTGLFLAVQLIAEKFSLPPNNSLPVFYLGDTVADMMTVQQARKIHPQRQWIAIGVLPPHLHSDPYRKEKYRQILLNSGANDVIDKVTDFNPKLGDAPYF; this is translated from the coding sequence ATGACCGCTTTTGTAGTTTTTGATATAGATGGTGTAATTAGAGATGTAGCTAATTCCTACAGTCGTGCTATAGCAGACACAGTAGAACACTTTACCAATCAAAAGTATCGCCCCTCCCTAGAAGACATTGACTTGTTAAAATCGGAAGGGCTATGGAATAACGACTGGCTGGCCTCTCAAGAGTTGATTTATCGTTATTTTGAGAAACAGGGATTAACCAGGGAAAGTGTATCTATTAGCTACGAGGAGATTGTGGATTATTTCCAACGGCGTTATCGGGGAGAAAATTTAGACAATCCTGATATGTGGGATGGTTATATTTCCCAGGAGCCGATTTTAGCAGACAAGAGCTATTTTGACAGTCTAACCCAAAATGGACTTTATTGGGGTTTTTTTAGTGGGGCTACCAGAGGTTCGGCCAATTACATTTTACAACGTCGCCTTGGCCTAGAAAATCCAGTTCTGGTGGCTATGGAAGATGCCCCCGGTAAGCCCGAGCCCACTGGCTTATTTTTGGCTGTACAATTGATTGCTGAAAAATTTTCTCTGCCCCCTAATAATTCTTTGCCAGTATTTTATTTGGGGGATACTGTGGCGGACATGATGACAGTACAACAAGCTAGAAAAATCCACCCACAAAGGCAATGGATTGCTATTGGTGTCTTGCCTCCCCACTTACATTCTGACCCTTATCGGAAGGAAAAATATCGTCAAATTTTGTTAAATAGTGGAGCCAATGATGTGATTGATAAAGTAACAGATTTTAACCCCAAATTAGGGGATGCACCCTATTTTTAA
- a CDS encoding 30S ribosomal protein PSRP-3: protein MNTDSRFVLRVVWLEKNIAIAVDYVVNKGLSPLTRYYFWPRTDAWQELKDELDKKSWITEEEKIELLNQATEIINFWQEHAKDTTMFQAQEKFPHIVFAGTD, encoded by the coding sequence ATAAACACTGACTCCCGGTTCGTCCTTAGAGTGGTTTGGTTAGAGAAAAACATAGCCATAGCAGTGGACTACGTGGTCAACAAGGGTTTGAGCCCCTTGACGCGTTATTACTTTTGGCCACGCACCGATGCCTGGCAGGAATTAAAAGACGAATTGGATAAAAAGAGTTGGATAACCGAGGAGGAGAAAATAGAACTACTAAACCAGGCTACAGAGATAATTAACTTCTGGCAGGAACATGCAAAGGACACAACTATGTTTCAAGCCCAGGAAAAATTCCCACACATAGTCTTTGCTGGCACCGACTAG
- a CDS encoding D-alanyl-D-alanine carboxypeptidase, protein MKRASYTGSWFAVITSMTVAITPVMAQAQTILPDIGTIEITPPQGLDTGPGSTPPLPEGNPDFNSIPIPVEPPVSPPSTPRVCSSDRLATGIEKIIKRVGGSWGILVETLTDGTVVYEYNAGQGLIPASNMKIFTTAAALRVLSPQANISGNKSLREWVTVTNLRSNNFYADTLLKRIGGASVAKRVLADLGVNPNGFHFADGSGLSRRNVATARAIVDTLRAMYYSPQRDIFLASLPTAGISGTLRNRMKQTPVEGIVRAKTGTLTGVRALSGYLEHPDYGMLVFSIIANSPGQSGGALVRAIDEIVINLYNHTTCTP, encoded by the coding sequence ATGAAAAGAGCGTCATATACTGGTTCATGGTTTGCGGTTATCACCTCCATGACTGTTGCCATCACCCCAGTTATGGCACAGGCACAAACCATCTTACCAGATATAGGGACCATTGAAATTACCCCCCCCCAGGGGTTGGACACGGGCCCCGGCTCAACGCCCCCGCTACCAGAGGGTAATCCCGATTTTAATTCTATCCCCATCCCCGTTGAGCCTCCAGTCTCCCCCCCCTCTACTCCAAGGGTTTGCAGTAGTGACAGACTGGCCACTGGTATAGAAAAAATAATTAAACGGGTAGGGGGGAGTTGGGGCATTTTGGTGGAAACTCTGACGGATGGTACTGTAGTCTACGAGTATAACGCCGGGCAAGGTTTGATCCCGGCTTCTAACATGAAAATCTTCACCACAGCAGCCGCCCTACGGGTGCTCTCACCACAGGCTAACATCAGTGGCAATAAGTCGTTGAGGGAATGGGTGACAGTCACCAACCTTAGAAGTAACAACTTTTATGCTGATACCCTGTTGAAGAGAATTGGCGGGGCCAGTGTAGCCAAAAGAGTACTAGCTGATTTAGGGGTAAATCCCAATGGTTTTCACTTTGCTGATGGCTCAGGCTTATCCCGTCGCAATGTGGCTACTGCTAGAGCCATCGTGGATACTCTGAGGGCTATGTATTACAGCCCCCAACGAGATATTTTTCTTGCATCTCTGCCCACTGCTGGTATTAGTGGCACTTTGCGCAACCGGATGAAGCAAACCCCTGTAGAGGGGATAGTCCGTGCCAAGACTGGCACTTTAACTGGGGTTCGAGCCTTATCCGGCTATTTGGAACATCCAGACTATGGTATGCTAGTGTTCAGCATTATTGCTAACTCCCCGGGGCAGTCCGGAGGTGCCTTAGTCAGGGCTATTGACGAGATTGTCATTAACCTTTACAACCATACTACATGTACGCCATAG
- a CDS encoding 1-acyl-sn-glycerol-3-phosphate acyltransferase — MSVEKRQKKGAGQTNIAFYRVVKYSLVLPIFRTYFQGQVWGIEKVPKTGKLVVVSNHASVFDPPLLGAGLPRPLCYMAKQELFSNPLFKKLITTLGAYPVNRGEADRSAIREAVARLERGWATVIFIEGTRTKDGKVYYPKLGAALIAAKAGAPLLPVAIHGTEKILSTSTFFPKMTRITINVGDLIPPPSGNKEELEAVTHYCAQVINQLHEECSRRCRRKR; from the coding sequence ATGAGTGTGGAAAAAAGACAAAAGAAGGGGGCGGGGCAGACTAATATAGCTTTTTATCGAGTGGTAAAATACTCTCTGGTTCTGCCTATTTTTCGCACCTATTTCCAAGGACAAGTTTGGGGGATAGAAAAAGTGCCCAAAACCGGAAAACTGGTAGTTGTTAGCAATCATGCTAGTGTTTTCGATCCTCCCCTGCTGGGTGCTGGACTTCCTCGCCCCCTGTGTTACATGGCAAAACAAGAATTATTCAGCAATCCCCTTTTCAAAAAACTAATCACCACCCTTGGCGCCTATCCCGTTAACCGGGGGGAAGCTGATAGGAGTGCCATAAGAGAAGCAGTTGCTAGACTAGAACGGGGCTGGGCTACAGTGATTTTCATAGAGGGCACAAGGACTAAAGACGGAAAAGTATACTACCCGAAATTGGGGGCAGCCCTAATCGCCGCCAAGGCAGGGGCGCCTTTATTACCAGTCGCCATTCATGGCACAGAAAAAATCCTATCTACCAGCACATTTTTCCCCAAAATGACCAGAATCACCATCAACGTGGGCGATTTAATCCCCCCACCTAGCGGTAACAAAGAAGAATTAGAGGCTGTTACCCACTACTGCGCCCAAGTAATTAACCAACTACATGAAGAGTGCTCTCGTAGATGCCGGAGAAAAAGATAA
- the ylqF gene encoding ribosome biogenesis GTPase YlqF, with translation MAVIQWYPGHISKAEKQLKEQLKLVDVVLEVRDARIPLASHHPQLKQWIGNKPRLLVINREDLIPETVKKQWQEWFESKGERPFFTNAQTGKGVNALRRAALSQGVMVNERRRQRGMLPRPVRAVVVGFPNVGKSALINRLLQRRVVASARRPGVTRQLQWVRISEHLELLDTPGVIPGRLDNQQDAVKLAICEDIGEAAYDNQVVAGHFVELLVKLGQEEILHQRYLLNPKGLTGEDYLHTLAYKRYKGDVERAARQLLQDFRTGVLGPISLEYPPKLEVSL, from the coding sequence ATGGCAGTAATACAGTGGTATCCCGGCCACATCAGTAAGGCGGAAAAGCAGCTAAAAGAACAATTAAAGCTGGTAGACGTCGTATTAGAAGTAAGAGATGCCAGAATCCCTCTAGCCTCCCATCACCCCCAGTTGAAACAGTGGATTGGCAACAAGCCTAGGTTGTTAGTAATTAATCGCGAGGATTTGATCCCCGAGACGGTAAAAAAACAATGGCAGGAGTGGTTTGAAAGCAAAGGAGAACGACCCTTCTTTACCAATGCCCAAACTGGCAAGGGAGTGAATGCCCTTAGAAGGGCAGCCCTCTCCCAGGGGGTGATGGTCAACGAACGTCGTCGTCAACGAGGAATGTTACCCCGGCCGGTAAGGGCAGTAGTGGTGGGCTTTCCCAACGTAGGCAAATCAGCCCTTATTAACCGTCTTCTCCAAAGGAGAGTAGTAGCCAGTGCCAGACGGCCCGGCGTTACAAGGCAACTACAGTGGGTCAGAATTTCCGAACACCTCGAGTTATTGGATACCCCTGGCGTAATACCCGGCAGACTGGACAATCAACAGGATGCAGTGAAACTGGCAATTTGTGAAGACATTGGCGAAGCTGCCTATGACAACCAGGTAGTAGCAGGCCACTTTGTAGAATTGTTGGTAAAACTGGGACAAGAGGAAATCCTGCATCAGCGCTATCTTTTAAACCCCAAAGGTTTAACGGGGGAAGACTACCTCCACACCCTTGCCTATAAGAGATACAAAGGCGATGTGGAAAGGGCAGCTCGTCAACTGCTACAAGACTTCCGTACCGGTGTCCTTGGCCCAATTTCCCTGGAATATCCCCCAAAACTCGAAGTTTCATTGTAG
- a CDS encoding nicotinate-nucleotide adenylyltransferase: MEVAIFGTSADPPTLAHQQILTFLAEKYQLVAVYATDNPLKTHSSSLPHRQKMLELLIEDLKPLYPHIQHTPEISDRYTINTLELARRKWGASHDYTIVIGSDLIPQIFSWYQAQQLWPQVKVLIIPRANYPINPEHLKQLQGQTRGCNVASFSIPPFSSSHYRQHHLDDYLPQKIQQYIQQHHLYQSPQRG; the protein is encoded by the coding sequence ATGGAAGTAGCAATATTCGGCACAAGTGCAGATCCTCCCACCCTAGCACATCAGCAAATATTAACCTTTCTGGCGGAAAAATACCAGCTAGTGGCTGTTTACGCCACTGACAATCCCCTCAAAACCCACAGCAGTAGCCTCCCCCACCGGCAAAAAATGCTGGAGCTGCTGATAGAAGACTTAAAACCCCTCTACCCACACATCCAACATACCCCTGAAATCTCGGACCGCTACACCATCAACACCCTGGAGTTGGCGAGGAGAAAATGGGGCGCCAGCCACGATTATACAATTGTTATTGGCAGTGATCTCATCCCCCAAATTTTTAGCTGGTATCAAGCCCAACAATTATGGCCACAAGTGAAAGTACTTATCATCCCTCGCGCCAATTATCCCATCAACCCCGAACATTTAAAGCAACTCCAGGGGCAAACCCGCGGCTGTAACGTTGCCTCCTTCTCAATACCCCCTTTCTCTTCCAGCCACTACCGACAACACCATCTGGACGACTATCTTCCCCAAAAAATCCAACAATACATCCAGCAACACCACCTATACCAGTCTCCCCAAAGGGGGTGA
- a CDS encoding mechanosensitive ion channel family protein: protein MWSLNWQSVLGFALPFAVVIGGLLIGFFLERWLGRLKRRFEGDNSLARYAVIFKSFQGVVAAWVCVAAVALFLPLFNFPHRLSVLTGKILLVIALATGTILVSRLAVNLIRLYSFDDETSVSLTSLFESLTRVVVFTIGTLIIFQSLGIKITALLTALGIGSLSIGLAFQNTLSNLISGINIIISRKVRPGDYIQLADGIEGYVEDVELKYTVIKDIYCNRIIIPNAKIIDSSFRNYTLVDPFFLFPVKLVVEYENDLELVEKVTLKLAQKLQESFSNSKEQGFHPFITYEKFEYWGIRLTVYLGATDYFQQHIMAHEFIKALHREYRKMGIKMARPPLVGEEPES from the coding sequence ATGTGGAGTCTCAACTGGCAGTCGGTACTTGGTTTTGCCTTGCCTTTTGCCGTGGTGATTGGGGGGTTATTGATTGGTTTTTTCCTAGAAAGGTGGCTAGGGAGGCTAAAAAGGAGGTTTGAGGGAGATAATTCCCTAGCTAGATATGCAGTTATTTTTAAATCCTTTCAGGGGGTTGTGGCGGCGTGGGTTTGTGTTGCGGCTGTAGCACTCTTTTTGCCCCTATTCAATTTCCCTCATAGACTGAGTGTTCTTACGGGTAAAATTCTACTGGTAATTGCTCTTGCTACTGGCACTATTTTGGTTTCCCGCCTGGCAGTAAATTTGATTAGACTTTACAGTTTTGACGACGAAACTTCTGTTTCTTTGACCTCTCTTTTTGAATCCCTAACTAGGGTTGTTGTTTTTACTATTGGCACTCTTATTATTTTTCAGTCTTTGGGCATTAAAATCACTGCCTTGCTAACTGCCCTAGGGATTGGCAGTTTATCTATTGGTCTAGCTTTTCAAAATACCTTAAGCAATCTCATTTCTGGCATTAATATTATCATTTCCCGTAAGGTGCGTCCTGGAGACTATATCCAGTTAGCCGACGGCATAGAGGGTTATGTGGAAGACGTGGAGCTCAAATACACTGTTATCAAAGATATTTACTGTAATAGGATTATAATTCCCAACGCCAAAATAATCGACTCTAGTTTTAGGAATTATACCCTAGTTGATCCCTTCTTTTTATTTCCCGTAAAACTGGTTGTAGAATATGAAAATGATCTGGAATTGGTAGAGAAAGTTACTCTAAAATTGGCCCAAAAATTACAGGAGAGTTTCTCAAATTCCAAGGAGCAGGGTTTTCATCCGTTTATTACCTACGAAAAATTTGAATATTGGGGCATAAGGTTAACAGTTTATTTGGGAGCTACAGATTATTTTCAACAACATATAATGGCTCACGAATTTATAAAGGCACTCCACCGGGAATATAGAAAAATGGGAATAAAAATGGCACGTCCCCCCCTTGTTGGAGAGGAGCCTGAGTCGTAG
- a CDS encoding 50S ribosomal protein L3: MSLGLLGKKLGMTTIFDRETGYAVPVTVIQAGPCLVTQIKTIETDGYTALQLGYEELPDRVRTLNTKEPKQVNKYLTAPEDGHLRSKGLPPLRHLKEYRLEDVSGYQIGQKICVDIFSEGQLVDVSGKTIGRGFAGYQKRHNFKRGSKSHGSKNYRLPGSIGAGTNPGRTFPGKRMAGHYGDSQVTIRKLKVVKVDPERNLLLVKGSVPGKPGNLLSITPAKIVGARAVA, translated from the coding sequence GTGAGCTTAGGCTTACTTGGTAAAAAACTGGGCATGACCACGATTTTTGACCGGGAAACGGGCTATGCAGTACCCGTGACGGTTATCCAGGCGGGGCCATGCCTAGTTACTCAGATTAAAACCATCGAGACCGATGGGTATACCGCGTTACAGTTAGGTTACGAAGAACTACCGGACCGGGTGAGAACCCTGAACACAAAAGAACCAAAACAAGTAAACAAATATCTGACAGCCCCCGAAGACGGACACCTGAGAAGTAAAGGGCTACCGCCCCTCCGTCATCTAAAGGAATATCGTCTGGAAGATGTTTCCGGCTACCAAATAGGACAAAAAATATGTGTGGACATTTTCTCAGAGGGGCAACTAGTAGACGTGTCCGGAAAGACCATAGGGAGAGGCTTCGCCGGCTATCAAAAAAGACACAATTTCAAAAGGGGTAGTAAAAGTCACGGTTCCAAGAACTACCGTCTCCCCGGCTCCATTGGCGCGGGAACTAACCCCGGACGCACCTTCCCGGGCAAAAGAATGGCCGGCCACTATGGAGACTCCCAGGTCACTATCCGTAAACTCAAGGTGGTTAAAGTGGACCCAGAGAGGAACCTCCTGTTGGTTAAGGGCTCAGTTCCCGGAAAACCGGGAAATCTACTCAGTATCACCCCGGCCAAAATCGTTGGCGCCCGTGCAGTTGCCTAA
- the rplD gene encoding 50S ribosomal protein L4, whose protein sequence is MVSCVVKNWQGEQVGEVNFELAPVAKPETAQYVVHRAVVYQLQNQRRGTASTKTRGEVRGGGRKPWRQKGTGRARAGSIRSPLWRGGGVIFGPKPRDYSIKMNRKERRLALRTAFMSRTEDLLVVEEFSGAFSRPRTKEMVAALQRWGLNPEEEKILLILPSPIPELVYLSARNIPTVKMLEHDQLNVYDILNADKIVATPEALSKIQEVYCG, encoded by the coding sequence ATGGTGAGTTGTGTAGTCAAAAACTGGCAAGGTGAACAAGTAGGAGAAGTAAATTTCGAGTTGGCGCCGGTGGCAAAGCCGGAAACCGCCCAGTATGTCGTTCATCGAGCCGTAGTATATCAGTTACAAAATCAACGTAGGGGAACTGCCTCCACTAAAACCAGAGGAGAAGTAAGGGGTGGCGGCAGAAAACCCTGGCGGCAAAAAGGCACCGGTAGAGCTCGGGCTGGTTCCATTCGTTCCCCCCTGTGGCGTGGTGGTGGGGTGATCTTTGGGCCAAAACCTAGAGACTATTCCATCAAAATGAACCGCAAGGAAAGAAGACTGGCCCTCAGGACGGCATTCATGAGTAGAACTGAGGACCTGCTGGTGGTGGAAGAATTCTCAGGGGCCTTTTCTCGTCCCAGAACAAAGGAAATGGTGGCGGCACTACAACGTTGGGGGCTTAATCCAGAAGAGGAAAAAATTCTCCTGATTCTGCCCTCCCCCATCCCCGAATTAGTCTACCTGTCAGCCCGCAATATCCCCACCGTCAAAATGCTGGAACACGACCAGCTTAATGTATATGACATACTAAATGCTGACAAGATTGTAGCCACACCCGAAGCGTTGAGTAAAATACAGGAGGTGTACTGTGGCTAA
- a CDS encoding 50S ribosomal protein L23, translating into MANTRYGKTSKVRKTPAELADIIIRPVITEKATMLMEQNKYVFEVTRQSKKPEIKAAIEYLFDVKVAKVNTMNQPPKKRRVGAIVGEKPRYKKAIVTLAEGYSLKSTLFPDL; encoded by the coding sequence GTGGCTAACACCAGATACGGCAAAACCAGCAAGGTCAGGAAAACTCCCGCCGAGTTGGCTGACATAATCATCCGTCCGGTTATCACCGAAAAGGCCACCATGCTAATGGAGCAAAATAAATATGTCTTTGAGGTGACAAGACAGTCCAAAAAACCGGAAATAAAAGCCGCTATAGAATACCTCTTCGACGTGAAGGTGGCCAAGGTAAACACCATGAATCAGCCCCCCAAAAAACGCCGCGTGGGGGCAATAGTGGGGGAAAAACCAAGATACAAAAAGGCCATCGTTACTCTCGCCGAAGGCTACTCCCTCAAAAGCACACTCTTCCCCGACTTGTAA